The following proteins are encoded in a genomic region of Xenopus laevis strain J_2021 chromosome 3L, Xenopus_laevis_v10.1, whole genome shotgun sequence:
- the golga7.L gene encoding golgin A7 L homeolog, producing the protein MRPQAAVAGKVFIQRDYTNGTLCQFQTKFPSELENRIDRQQFEETVRTLNNMYAEAEKLGGQSYMEGCFACLTAYTIFLCMETHYEKVLKKIAKYIQEQNEKIYAPQGLLLTDPIERGIRVIEITIYEDRSLTGR; encoded by the exons ATGAGACCGCAGGCAGCTGTGGCCGGTAAAGTCTTTATCCAGCGAGACTACACAAATGGAACCTTATGTCAGTTCCAGACCAAGTTTCCCTCTGAGCTGGAGAATCGG ATTGACAGGCAGCAGTTTGAAGAAACTGTGAGGACACTGAATAACATGTATGCTGAAGCGGAGAAGCTCGGGGGCCAGTCCTACATGGAGGGCTGCTTCGCCTGTCTTACCGCATACACCATATTCCTGTGCATGGAAACACACTATGAGAAG GTTCTTAAGAAAATTGCCAAGTACATCCAGGAGCAGAATGAGAAGATCTATGCGCCCCAGGGCCTGCTGCTGACTGATCCTATAGAGAGAGGCATTCGTGTT ATTGAAATTACCATCTATGAGGACAGAAGCCTGACTGGGAGATAG